A window from Vanessa atalanta chromosome 18, ilVanAtal1.2, whole genome shotgun sequence encodes these proteins:
- the LOC125070837 gene encoding pre-mRNA-processing factor 39 isoform X3, which yields MDDEASSDLQKCLSDGQMDTDEGPLINENSNDLSEAPKTETEPPSEPDLNNEIESEAVSASSEDVIKHNDITMETTQDNNDEITNDIPEKVNSSEDESSKQLEKKSSEDEILFSNNKIPDMQENVTREKEVKLEDSAASKIDLNENTEEKQQFTKLQPDIEKEENKKVGGAEETEVVSEDELPAVQKPSVKDAENVSDDELPGPKPAELPADTEVVSEDELPASKKESRKRKTGEERDGYDPGSPTSEGESAGKKQAVAKNGESKPVPSEKRSSVDEKPKKKALPELDKYWKVVNDDPTDFTGWTYLLQYVDQESDVEAAREAYDAFLSHYPYCYGYWRKYADYEKRKGSKKKCLEVLERGLKAIPLSVDLWIHYLNHVKSTRTEDHVYIRSQYERAIEACGLEFRSDRLWESYIKWEAENGSALQVTNIYDRLLSTPTLGYTSHFDNFQEHVMSEPVSGAVSRAELVRLRGEVRDAAPTQPSLDLPPGEDEPLDHVASEEEAQAIKERIIAARRKIHKATGEEVAARWTFEEGIKRPYFHVKPLERCQLKNWKAYLEWEKQNGSLKRALVLHERCLIACALYEEFWMRLIKFLEERIPSDPELVAVEREVLERACGVHHLDKPDLHLHWAQFEEAQGNAGRAAEILERIEKTCPNLVQIQYRRINLERRRGDYDKCIQLYEAYISSAKNKSVASAMAIKYARFLFHVKQDKLAARKALNDAIAKDPLNARLHMQRLDLALHTPDTPYEELEELVMSYEKQEGAEVETCAALAVRRRELAEELGPVAAARAAHLHARAAHKHLRKRARANKHDAPAHHQASTDGSKKKESCTTTPSTATTSSTSTYYQTQAATAQSYDQSYAQPYTPPWGYQQPPGPYQHHPHPWPQYPNYY from the exons atggacGATGAAGCTAGCTCTGATTTACAG aaaTGTTTATCAGATGGCCAAATGGATACCGACGAAGGTCCACTAATCAATGAAAATTCGAATG ATCTCTCAGAGGCACCGAAGACTGAAACAGAGCCACCTAGTGAGCCAGATTTAAATAATGAGATAGAAAGTGAAGCAGTTTCTGCTTCTTCTGAGGATGTGATAAAACATAACGACATTACTATGGAGACGACGCAAGATAACAATGACGAAATAACAAATGATATTCCTGAGAAAGTCAATTCATCAGAAGATGAATCTTCCAAG caatTAGAAAAAAAGAGTTCAgaagatgaaattttatttagcaataataaaatacctgaTATGCAGGAAAATGTTACAAGAGAAAAAGAAGTTAAATTAGAAGATAGTGCAGCTTCCAAAATTGACTTAAACGAAAATACTGAAGAAAAACAACAATTCACTAAATTACAACCTGATATTGAAAAAGAGgaaaataaaaag gtggGTGGTGCAGAAGAAACGGAAGTGGTGTCTGAAGATGAACTACCAGCAGTTCAAAAACCAAGTGTAAAAGATGCAGAAAATGTCTCTGATGATGAGTTACCTGGACCCAAACCAGCAGAACTACCGGCTGATACAGAG GTTGTGTCTGAAGATGAACTGCCAGCATCAAAGAAGGAATCTCGAAAACGAAAAACTGGAGAAGAAAGAGATGGATATGACCCTGGTTCTCCAACATCTGAGGGTGAATCAGCGGGAAAGAAACAGGCAGTAGCTAAG AATGGCGAAAGCAAACCAGTGCCTTCTGAAAAGAGGTCATCAGTCGATGAAAAACCCAAAAAGAAGGCTCTCCCAGAACTTGACAAGTACTGGAAGGTTGTCAATGATGACCCAACAGATTTTACAGGATGGACATACTTGCTACAATATGTTGATCAAGAA AGCGACGTGGAGGCGGCGCGGGAGGCCTACGACGCCTTCTTGTCGCACTACCCCTACTGCTACGGCTACTGGCGCAAATACGCTGACTATGAAAAGCGTAAAGGAAGTAAAAAGAAGTGTCTCGAG GTGTTGGAAAGGGGGCTTAAAGCTATCCCGCTATCGGTCGACCTTTGGATTCACTATCTCAATCACGTTAAGTCGACGAGGACCGAAGACCACGTCTACATTCGGTCGCAGTACGAGCGGGCCATAG AGGCTTGCGGTCTGGAGTTCCGCTCGGATCGTCTGTGGGAGTCGTATATCAAGTGGGAAGCCGAGAACGGCTCTGCTCTGCAAGTCACCAATATCTACGATCGATTGCTATCCACGCCAACTCTCGGTTACACTTCGCATTTCGAcaa CTTCCAGGAGCATGTGATGTCGGAACCCGTGTCGGGGGCAGTGTCCCGCGCGGAGCTCGTGCGCCTGCGCGGGGAGGTGCGCGACGCCGCGCCCACGCAGCCCTCCCTCGACCTGCCGCCCGGGGAGGACGAGCCGCTCGACCACGTC GCATCCGAAGAGGAGGCGCAGGCGATAAAGGAACGCATTATTGCCGCGCGTAGGAAAATACACAAAGCGACCGGCGAGGAGGTCGCCGCCAGGTGGACATTCGAAGAGGGG ATAAAGCGTCCCTATTTTCACGTGAAGCCATTAGAAAGATGTCAGTTGAAAAATTGGAAAGCATATCTAGAATGGGAGAAGCAAAACGGTTCACTCAAGAGAGCATTAGTACTACACGAGCGCTGCTTGATCGCTTGTGCCCTTTATGAAGAGTTTTGGATGCGG TTGATAAAGTTCCTAGAGGAGCGTATTCCGTCTGACCCCGAGCTGGTGGCCGTGGAGCGCGAAGTGCTGGAGCGAGCGTGCGGCGTGCACCATCTGGACAAACCTGACCTGCACCTACACTGGGCCCAGTTTGAGGAAGCGCAGGGGAACGCCGGTCGTGCCGCTGAAATACTCGAGCGCATAGAGAAGACATGCCCTAACCTTGTGCAGATTCAATATAG GCGGATAAACCTAGAACGTCGTCGCGGTGACTACGACAAGTGCATTCAGTTATATGAAGCTTACATATCCTCAGCTAAGAATAAATCGGTAGCTTCGGCAATGGCGATTAAATACGCACGTTTCCTGTTTCACGTGAAGCAGGACAAACTCGCCGCCAGAAAGGCTCTCAATGACGCGATCGCAAAGGATCCCTTGAACGCTCGTTTGCATATGCAGCGTTTGGATTTAGCTCTCCATACGCCCGATACGCCGTACGAGGAACTCGAAG AATTGGTGATGAGCTACGAGAAGCAGGAGGGTGCGGAGGTGGAGACGTGCGCGGCGCTGGCGGTGCGGCGGCGCGAGCTGGCCGAGGAGCTCGGGCCCGTGGcggccgcgcgcgccgcgcacCTGCACGCGCGCGCCGCGCACAAGCACCTGCGCAAGCGAGCGCGCGCCAACAAGCACGACGCGCCGGCGCACCACCA ggCTTCGACCGATGGTTCCAAGAAGAAGGAGAGCTGCACGACGACGCCGAGCACCGCTACGACGAGCAGCACCAGTACGTACTATCAGACTCAGGCGGCGACCGCTCAGTCGTACGACCAGTCGTACGCGCAGCCCTACACGCCGCCCTGGGGCTACCAGCAGCCGCCGGGCCCCTATCAGCACCATCCGCATCCCTGGCCCCAATATCCTAACTACTACTAG
- the LOC125070837 gene encoding pre-mRNA-processing factor 39 isoform X1 → MDDEASSDLQKCLSDGQMDTDEGPLINENSNGLSHLLTDGEFSVDAVVVDESSASNQAFLNAVELSAGSVGDYLDNNTVGFNTDSFDVGDNAVNFPSDSMNNVLSDGDTRLSDTFKTTSDTDLDLSEAPKTETEPPSEPDLNNEIESEAVSASSEDVIKHNDITMETTQDNNDEITNDIPEKVNSSEDESSKQLEKKSSEDEILFSNNKIPDMQENVTREKEVKLEDSAASKIDLNENTEEKQQFTKLQPDIEKEENKKVGGAEETEVVSEDELPAVQKPSVKDAENVSDDELPGPKPAELPADTEVVSEDELPASKKESRKRKTGEERDGYDPGSPTSEGESAGKKQAVAKNGESKPVPSEKRSSVDEKPKKKALPELDKYWKVVNDDPTDFTGWTYLLQYVDQESDVEAAREAYDAFLSHYPYCYGYWRKYADYEKRKGSKKKCLEVLERGLKAIPLSVDLWIHYLNHVKSTRTEDHVYIRSQYERAIEACGLEFRSDRLWESYIKWEAENGSALQVTNIYDRLLSTPTLGYTSHFDNFQEHVMSEPVSGAVSRAELVRLRGEVRDAAPTQPSLDLPPGEDEPLDHVASEEEAQAIKERIIAARRKIHKATGEEVAARWTFEEGIKRPYFHVKPLERCQLKNWKAYLEWEKQNGSLKRALVLHERCLIACALYEEFWMRLIKFLEERIPSDPELVAVEREVLERACGVHHLDKPDLHLHWAQFEEAQGNAGRAAEILERIEKTCPNLVQIQYRRINLERRRGDYDKCIQLYEAYISSAKNKSVASAMAIKYARFLFHVKQDKLAARKALNDAIAKDPLNARLHMQRLDLALHTPDTPYEELEELVMSYEKQEGAEVETCAALAVRRRELAEELGPVAAARAAHLHARAAHKHLRKRARANKHDAPAHHQASTDGSKKKESCTTTPSTATTSSTSTYYQTQAATAQSYDQSYAQPYTPPWGYQQPPGPYQHHPHPWPQYPNYY, encoded by the exons atggacGATGAAGCTAGCTCTGATTTACAG aaaTGTTTATCAGATGGCCAAATGGATACCGACGAAGGTCCACTAATCAATGAAAATTCGAATGGTTTGTCACATTTATTGACTGACGGGGAATTCAGTGTTGACGCTGTGGTTGTTGACGAGTCGTCTGCGTCGAATCAGGCTTTTCTTAACGCGGTAGAACTGTCGGCGGGCAGCGTTGGcgattatttagataataatacgGTGGGCTTTAACACCGATTCTTTCGATGTCGGCGACAATGCTGTCAACTTCCCCAGCGATTCTATGAATAACGTGCTTTCTGATGGAGACACTCGTTTGAGTGATACGTTCAAAACTACCTCTGATACTGATTTAGATCTCTCAGAGGCACCGAAGACTGAAACAGAGCCACCTAGTGAGCCAGATTTAAATAATGAGATAGAAAGTGAAGCAGTTTCTGCTTCTTCTGAGGATGTGATAAAACATAACGACATTACTATGGAGACGACGCAAGATAACAATGACGAAATAACAAATGATATTCCTGAGAAAGTCAATTCATCAGAAGATGAATCTTCCAAG caatTAGAAAAAAAGAGTTCAgaagatgaaattttatttagcaataataaaatacctgaTATGCAGGAAAATGTTACAAGAGAAAAAGAAGTTAAATTAGAAGATAGTGCAGCTTCCAAAATTGACTTAAACGAAAATACTGAAGAAAAACAACAATTCACTAAATTACAACCTGATATTGAAAAAGAGgaaaataaaaag gtggGTGGTGCAGAAGAAACGGAAGTGGTGTCTGAAGATGAACTACCAGCAGTTCAAAAACCAAGTGTAAAAGATGCAGAAAATGTCTCTGATGATGAGTTACCTGGACCCAAACCAGCAGAACTACCGGCTGATACAGAG GTTGTGTCTGAAGATGAACTGCCAGCATCAAAGAAGGAATCTCGAAAACGAAAAACTGGAGAAGAAAGAGATGGATATGACCCTGGTTCTCCAACATCTGAGGGTGAATCAGCGGGAAAGAAACAGGCAGTAGCTAAG AATGGCGAAAGCAAACCAGTGCCTTCTGAAAAGAGGTCATCAGTCGATGAAAAACCCAAAAAGAAGGCTCTCCCAGAACTTGACAAGTACTGGAAGGTTGTCAATGATGACCCAACAGATTTTACAGGATGGACATACTTGCTACAATATGTTGATCAAGAA AGCGACGTGGAGGCGGCGCGGGAGGCCTACGACGCCTTCTTGTCGCACTACCCCTACTGCTACGGCTACTGGCGCAAATACGCTGACTATGAAAAGCGTAAAGGAAGTAAAAAGAAGTGTCTCGAG GTGTTGGAAAGGGGGCTTAAAGCTATCCCGCTATCGGTCGACCTTTGGATTCACTATCTCAATCACGTTAAGTCGACGAGGACCGAAGACCACGTCTACATTCGGTCGCAGTACGAGCGGGCCATAG AGGCTTGCGGTCTGGAGTTCCGCTCGGATCGTCTGTGGGAGTCGTATATCAAGTGGGAAGCCGAGAACGGCTCTGCTCTGCAAGTCACCAATATCTACGATCGATTGCTATCCACGCCAACTCTCGGTTACACTTCGCATTTCGAcaa CTTCCAGGAGCATGTGATGTCGGAACCCGTGTCGGGGGCAGTGTCCCGCGCGGAGCTCGTGCGCCTGCGCGGGGAGGTGCGCGACGCCGCGCCCACGCAGCCCTCCCTCGACCTGCCGCCCGGGGAGGACGAGCCGCTCGACCACGTC GCATCCGAAGAGGAGGCGCAGGCGATAAAGGAACGCATTATTGCCGCGCGTAGGAAAATACACAAAGCGACCGGCGAGGAGGTCGCCGCCAGGTGGACATTCGAAGAGGGG ATAAAGCGTCCCTATTTTCACGTGAAGCCATTAGAAAGATGTCAGTTGAAAAATTGGAAAGCATATCTAGAATGGGAGAAGCAAAACGGTTCACTCAAGAGAGCATTAGTACTACACGAGCGCTGCTTGATCGCTTGTGCCCTTTATGAAGAGTTTTGGATGCGG TTGATAAAGTTCCTAGAGGAGCGTATTCCGTCTGACCCCGAGCTGGTGGCCGTGGAGCGCGAAGTGCTGGAGCGAGCGTGCGGCGTGCACCATCTGGACAAACCTGACCTGCACCTACACTGGGCCCAGTTTGAGGAAGCGCAGGGGAACGCCGGTCGTGCCGCTGAAATACTCGAGCGCATAGAGAAGACATGCCCTAACCTTGTGCAGATTCAATATAG GCGGATAAACCTAGAACGTCGTCGCGGTGACTACGACAAGTGCATTCAGTTATATGAAGCTTACATATCCTCAGCTAAGAATAAATCGGTAGCTTCGGCAATGGCGATTAAATACGCACGTTTCCTGTTTCACGTGAAGCAGGACAAACTCGCCGCCAGAAAGGCTCTCAATGACGCGATCGCAAAGGATCCCTTGAACGCTCGTTTGCATATGCAGCGTTTGGATTTAGCTCTCCATACGCCCGATACGCCGTACGAGGAACTCGAAG AATTGGTGATGAGCTACGAGAAGCAGGAGGGTGCGGAGGTGGAGACGTGCGCGGCGCTGGCGGTGCGGCGGCGCGAGCTGGCCGAGGAGCTCGGGCCCGTGGcggccgcgcgcgccgcgcacCTGCACGCGCGCGCCGCGCACAAGCACCTGCGCAAGCGAGCGCGCGCCAACAAGCACGACGCGCCGGCGCACCACCA ggCTTCGACCGATGGTTCCAAGAAGAAGGAGAGCTGCACGACGACGCCGAGCACCGCTACGACGAGCAGCACCAGTACGTACTATCAGACTCAGGCGGCGACCGCTCAGTCGTACGACCAGTCGTACGCGCAGCCCTACACGCCGCCCTGGGGCTACCAGCAGCCGCCGGGCCCCTATCAGCACCATCCGCATCCCTGGCCCCAATATCCTAACTACTACTAG
- the LOC125070837 gene encoding pre-mRNA-processing factor 39 isoform X2, which yields MDDEASSDLQKCLSDGQMDTDEGPLINENSNGLSHLLTDGEFSVDAVVVDESSASNQAFLNAVELSAGSVGDYLDNNTVGFNTDSFDVGDNAVNFPSDSMNNVLSDGDTRLSDTFKTTSDTDLDLSEAPKTETEPPSEPDLNNEIESEAVSASSEDVIKHNDITMETTQDNNDEITNDIPEKVNSSEDESSKENVTREKEVKLEDSAASKIDLNENTEEKQQFTKLQPDIEKEENKKVGGAEETEVVSEDELPAVQKPSVKDAENVSDDELPGPKPAELPADTEVVSEDELPASKKESRKRKTGEERDGYDPGSPTSEGESAGKKQAVAKNGESKPVPSEKRSSVDEKPKKKALPELDKYWKVVNDDPTDFTGWTYLLQYVDQESDVEAAREAYDAFLSHYPYCYGYWRKYADYEKRKGSKKKCLEVLERGLKAIPLSVDLWIHYLNHVKSTRTEDHVYIRSQYERAIEACGLEFRSDRLWESYIKWEAENGSALQVTNIYDRLLSTPTLGYTSHFDNFQEHVMSEPVSGAVSRAELVRLRGEVRDAAPTQPSLDLPPGEDEPLDHVASEEEAQAIKERIIAARRKIHKATGEEVAARWTFEEGIKRPYFHVKPLERCQLKNWKAYLEWEKQNGSLKRALVLHERCLIACALYEEFWMRLIKFLEERIPSDPELVAVEREVLERACGVHHLDKPDLHLHWAQFEEAQGNAGRAAEILERIEKTCPNLVQIQYRRINLERRRGDYDKCIQLYEAYISSAKNKSVASAMAIKYARFLFHVKQDKLAARKALNDAIAKDPLNARLHMQRLDLALHTPDTPYEELEELVMSYEKQEGAEVETCAALAVRRRELAEELGPVAAARAAHLHARAAHKHLRKRARANKHDAPAHHQASTDGSKKKESCTTTPSTATTSSTSTYYQTQAATAQSYDQSYAQPYTPPWGYQQPPGPYQHHPHPWPQYPNYY from the exons atggacGATGAAGCTAGCTCTGATTTACAG aaaTGTTTATCAGATGGCCAAATGGATACCGACGAAGGTCCACTAATCAATGAAAATTCGAATGGTTTGTCACATTTATTGACTGACGGGGAATTCAGTGTTGACGCTGTGGTTGTTGACGAGTCGTCTGCGTCGAATCAGGCTTTTCTTAACGCGGTAGAACTGTCGGCGGGCAGCGTTGGcgattatttagataataatacgGTGGGCTTTAACACCGATTCTTTCGATGTCGGCGACAATGCTGTCAACTTCCCCAGCGATTCTATGAATAACGTGCTTTCTGATGGAGACACTCGTTTGAGTGATACGTTCAAAACTACCTCTGATACTGATTTAGATCTCTCAGAGGCACCGAAGACTGAAACAGAGCCACCTAGTGAGCCAGATTTAAATAATGAGATAGAAAGTGAAGCAGTTTCTGCTTCTTCTGAGGATGTGATAAAACATAACGACATTACTATGGAGACGACGCAAGATAACAATGACGAAATAACAAATGATATTCCTGAGAAAGTCAATTCATCAGAAGATGAATCTTCCAAG GAAAATGTTACAAGAGAAAAAGAAGTTAAATTAGAAGATAGTGCAGCTTCCAAAATTGACTTAAACGAAAATACTGAAGAAAAACAACAATTCACTAAATTACAACCTGATATTGAAAAAGAGgaaaataaaaag gtggGTGGTGCAGAAGAAACGGAAGTGGTGTCTGAAGATGAACTACCAGCAGTTCAAAAACCAAGTGTAAAAGATGCAGAAAATGTCTCTGATGATGAGTTACCTGGACCCAAACCAGCAGAACTACCGGCTGATACAGAG GTTGTGTCTGAAGATGAACTGCCAGCATCAAAGAAGGAATCTCGAAAACGAAAAACTGGAGAAGAAAGAGATGGATATGACCCTGGTTCTCCAACATCTGAGGGTGAATCAGCGGGAAAGAAACAGGCAGTAGCTAAG AATGGCGAAAGCAAACCAGTGCCTTCTGAAAAGAGGTCATCAGTCGATGAAAAACCCAAAAAGAAGGCTCTCCCAGAACTTGACAAGTACTGGAAGGTTGTCAATGATGACCCAACAGATTTTACAGGATGGACATACTTGCTACAATATGTTGATCAAGAA AGCGACGTGGAGGCGGCGCGGGAGGCCTACGACGCCTTCTTGTCGCACTACCCCTACTGCTACGGCTACTGGCGCAAATACGCTGACTATGAAAAGCGTAAAGGAAGTAAAAAGAAGTGTCTCGAG GTGTTGGAAAGGGGGCTTAAAGCTATCCCGCTATCGGTCGACCTTTGGATTCACTATCTCAATCACGTTAAGTCGACGAGGACCGAAGACCACGTCTACATTCGGTCGCAGTACGAGCGGGCCATAG AGGCTTGCGGTCTGGAGTTCCGCTCGGATCGTCTGTGGGAGTCGTATATCAAGTGGGAAGCCGAGAACGGCTCTGCTCTGCAAGTCACCAATATCTACGATCGATTGCTATCCACGCCAACTCTCGGTTACACTTCGCATTTCGAcaa CTTCCAGGAGCATGTGATGTCGGAACCCGTGTCGGGGGCAGTGTCCCGCGCGGAGCTCGTGCGCCTGCGCGGGGAGGTGCGCGACGCCGCGCCCACGCAGCCCTCCCTCGACCTGCCGCCCGGGGAGGACGAGCCGCTCGACCACGTC GCATCCGAAGAGGAGGCGCAGGCGATAAAGGAACGCATTATTGCCGCGCGTAGGAAAATACACAAAGCGACCGGCGAGGAGGTCGCCGCCAGGTGGACATTCGAAGAGGGG ATAAAGCGTCCCTATTTTCACGTGAAGCCATTAGAAAGATGTCAGTTGAAAAATTGGAAAGCATATCTAGAATGGGAGAAGCAAAACGGTTCACTCAAGAGAGCATTAGTACTACACGAGCGCTGCTTGATCGCTTGTGCCCTTTATGAAGAGTTTTGGATGCGG TTGATAAAGTTCCTAGAGGAGCGTATTCCGTCTGACCCCGAGCTGGTGGCCGTGGAGCGCGAAGTGCTGGAGCGAGCGTGCGGCGTGCACCATCTGGACAAACCTGACCTGCACCTACACTGGGCCCAGTTTGAGGAAGCGCAGGGGAACGCCGGTCGTGCCGCTGAAATACTCGAGCGCATAGAGAAGACATGCCCTAACCTTGTGCAGATTCAATATAG GCGGATAAACCTAGAACGTCGTCGCGGTGACTACGACAAGTGCATTCAGTTATATGAAGCTTACATATCCTCAGCTAAGAATAAATCGGTAGCTTCGGCAATGGCGATTAAATACGCACGTTTCCTGTTTCACGTGAAGCAGGACAAACTCGCCGCCAGAAAGGCTCTCAATGACGCGATCGCAAAGGATCCCTTGAACGCTCGTTTGCATATGCAGCGTTTGGATTTAGCTCTCCATACGCCCGATACGCCGTACGAGGAACTCGAAG AATTGGTGATGAGCTACGAGAAGCAGGAGGGTGCGGAGGTGGAGACGTGCGCGGCGCTGGCGGTGCGGCGGCGCGAGCTGGCCGAGGAGCTCGGGCCCGTGGcggccgcgcgcgccgcgcacCTGCACGCGCGCGCCGCGCACAAGCACCTGCGCAAGCGAGCGCGCGCCAACAAGCACGACGCGCCGGCGCACCACCA ggCTTCGACCGATGGTTCCAAGAAGAAGGAGAGCTGCACGACGACGCCGAGCACCGCTACGACGAGCAGCACCAGTACGTACTATCAGACTCAGGCGGCGACCGCTCAGTCGTACGACCAGTCGTACGCGCAGCCCTACACGCCGCCCTGGGGCTACCAGCAGCCGCCGGGCCCCTATCAGCACCATCCGCATCCCTGGCCCCAATATCCTAACTACTACTAG